CGGAATCATGATCCGTCCGCTGAACCGGTCATAATAGGAGAAATTCTCTTCATTACGGGAGATGACCCCCGCCTGGAATGCAAGCTCGAGGCTGAACCCCTTATCGGAGAGTGCATTTTTGGTGAAGTCGCGCATATCCGGTGCGATGCCGATCTTCTCCCTGCGTATGATATCCCCGGAAAACCCCCTGTCCTCGAGATACTTGAGGGCACCCTCGCCCTCTTTCGTATGCATAAGGATATGATGGTAGAGATCGGTCATATACTCATGGATCCTGATGAGCTGCATTTCACTGTCGTTGGCGACCTGCTCGGAGGCCGCGATCTCGATACCGAGCGGTTTCCCGAGTTTGCGGACAGCCTCTGTAAAAGATACGTTCTCAACTTCCATGTAGAACTGCAGGACATTGCCGCCCTTCTTGCACCCGAAACAGTGGCATATCTGCTTATCCGGACTGACGGTGAAAGAAGGCGTCTTTTCATTGTGGAATGGACAGAGACCGACATAGTTCCGTCCCCTCTTTTCCAATTTTATATAACTGGAAACAAGGTCAGTGATGTCGGTCCCCTGTTTAACTGCTTCTACTGTTTCATCTGGTATTCTCACTCACATCATCCTTTGATGTCGGGTCTGCCTTCGACATAATCCAAAATTTCGTTTGCGGTTTCCTCGATTGCCTTCTCAGAGACATCGATGACCGGACAGCCGATCTTACCGATCACTTCGTTGAAGTAGTCCAGCTCCTCCTGTATCCTCTGGTCGTTGGCATAGCTCGCCGTATCCTTGAGGCCGAGCTGTGCGAGCCGTTCCTTCCTTATCTTGTTCAATGAGGTCGGGTTGATCTTCAGGCCGACGCATTTATGCGGATCCACATTATAGAGTTCCTTCGGCGGTGTGACCTCGGGTACCATCGGTACGTTCATCACTTTGTATTTCTTATGGGCAAGGTACTGCGACAGCGGGGTCTTGGACGTCCTTGACACGCCGATCAGCACGATATCCGCCTTGTCGAGGCCGCTTGCATCCTTGCCATCATCATACTTCACTGCAAACTCGATGGCCTCGATCTTCTTGAAATAATCCTCATCGAGACGGTGGACACGGCCCGGCTCATAGTACGGGGCCTCTTCGGCCTTGCCTTCCAATATGCTCATCAGCGGTCCCATGATATCCACCGATGCGATATTCTCGGTCTGCAGTTCCTGCTTTATATACTTCCTGAGCTCGGGGGTGATGATCGTGAATACGACGATGGCATTCTTGCTTTTGGCAAGGTCGATGACATCATCCACGTTCTCCTCCGATTCAATATATGGATAGCGGATCAGTACTTCATCGGATTCATCAACATTGAACTGGGACAGGCATGCCTTGGCCACCAGTTCACCCGTCTCTCCGACGGAATCCGAAGCAACGATCACTTTAATCTTAGACATTCAAACACTTCCTTATTCCATGAGATTAACAAATACTCTTGTAATGGTGGTCTTGGTGATCCTTCCGATCACCTGGTCGATGCCATCCCGCTCCTCGACGACAGGCAGGGAATCGATCTGCTTTTCGATCAGCTGGTTTGCCGCATAGATCAGAAGGTCATTCGGATAGCATATGGTGATGTTCGGCTTCCTGGTCATGATGACGCTCACCGGTGTCTTCTCAATATCATTGCCGCCCATTGTCCCCCTGAGCAGGTCCTTCCTGGAAATGACACCTGCCAATGCCTTGTCGTTGTCGATGGCATACAGGGTGCCGACATCCTCAAGGAACATTTTGACGACCGCCTCGTAGATTGAGGTGTCCTCCTTGATCAGAATGGGTACGCTCTGGACTTCGCTGACAAGTATGTTCCTGATTTTGGAAGTCATCACTTCCTCGGACTCCTTGCCGGTATAGAAGTAGCCGACCCGGGGCCTTGCATCCAGATATCCCGACATGGTCAGTATTGCCAGGTCGGGTCTGAGCGTCGCCCGGGTCAGCGACAGCTGTTCTGCAATCTTGCTGCCGGTGATCGGCCCGTGCTGCTTTACTATTTTAAGTATCTTTTCCTGTCTCTGATTCAGTTCCATGCCCTCACTCCCAACATACCCAATTATAATACATTCGGTGGAATAAAGAAATATACACAAAAGATTGCACAATAATCGAACTGTGGCTATAATGGAATTGAAGCGAGTTAAGGATGGTGTGAGCTTAACAATGAATTGGCATATCATAATGAAGATAAAAGTGGATATAAAAGCGGAGTGTCTACACTAATTGGGGTGGAACCGCGGGCTATGCTCGTCCCCGGATAACATTGATGTTATCCGGGGGCGTTTATTATTATCCGCCATCTTTAACTCTGATTATTCAAATGTAAGGAGTCGAATCAAATGGAAATGGAAACGATTGTGAATCTGGCAAAAACGAGAGGTTTTGTATTCCCAGGCAGTGAGATATACGGCGGCCTGGCGAACACATGGGACTACGGCCCCCTCGGCGTCGAGCTCAAAAACAACATCAAGCAGGCATGGTGGAAGAAATTCATCCAGGAGTCCCCATACAATGTCGGGCTGGATGCAGCAATACTGATGAACCCGAAGACATGGGAAGCATCCGGCCACCTCGGCAACTTCAACGATCCGATGATCGACTGCAAGGAATGCAAGTCCCGCCACCGTGCGGACAAGCTGATTGAAGATGTCATCCAGAAGGAGGACGATTCCTTTGTTGCAGACGGACTGAGCTTCGATGAGATGAAGCACATCATCGAGGAGCGCGATATCCGTTGCCCGAACTGTGGTGCACACAACTACACGGAAATCAGACAGTTCAACCTGATGTTCAAGACATTCCAGGGTGTCACTGAATCCTCAACCAATGAAATCTTCCTGAGGCCGGAAACGGCACAGGGCATATTCGTCAACTACAAGAATGCACAGCGCACGATGCGCAAGAAGCTGCCTTTTGGCATCGGCCAGGTGGGCAAGTCTTTCCGTAATGAAATCACACCAGGGAACTTCACATTCAGAACACGTGAATTCGACCAGATGGAACTCGAATTCTTCTGCAAACCGGGCACAGAAATCGAATGGCAGAACTACTGGAAGGATTTCGCCGTCAAATGGCTCAAGGACCTGAACATGAGCGAGGCAAAAACGAGACTCAGGGATCATGACGACGACGAGCTGAGCCACTACTCCAATGCGACAACGGACATCGAATACAAATTCCCGTTCGGCTGGGGCGAACTGTGGGGCATCGCGAGCCGTACCGACTTCGACCTGCGCCAGCATATGGAGCATTCGAATGAGGACTTCACATACCATGACCAGGAGACAGGCGAAAAGTTCATTCCCTACTGTATCGAACCTTCCCTCGGCCTTGACCGCGTCACGCTTGCCTTCCTGTGTGATGCCTATGAAGAAGAGGAACTCGATAATGGCGAAAAGCGTACAGTACTCAGATTCCACCCGCAGCTTGCACCATTCAAGGCAGCAGTGCTGCCGCTGTCCAAGAAGCTGAGCGGTGATGCAATCAAGGTATTCGAGAAGATTGCTGGAGACTTCAATGTCGAGTTCGACGAGTCCCAATCCATCGGCAAACGCTACAGACGACAGGATGAAATCGGCACACCATACTGCATCACCTTCGACTTCGATTCACTTGAAGACAACAAGGTGACTGTCAGGGACCGCGACACGATGGAACAGACACGTGTGGCAATCGATGAGCTGAATGATTTCCTCAAGGAAAAATTCAAATATTAGACAGCAAAAACGGCAAAGTCGAGGCTTTGCCGTTTTTTATAATGTCTTCAGCAGGCGCCTCGACTTGAAATAGACGCCAGTATATTCATCATATATCATCTCGACGAATGCGAGCAGTAGACCTGCGTTCTCTTTCGAAATGCGGATCGAGTCCACCTGATCGATTGGTGTATGCTTCATATATCCGGCCAGGTAGAGCACCCTGTTGCTGACGGGGACGGCACGATGGGCCGTCTCCTCATCGATGCAGCGTGCACAGAGCACACTGTGATGGCTGAAGGAGTAATGGGAGAACAGCGACCTGTCGGTAGTGCCGCATACTGCACATGCATCGACATTCATCTGCCCGCCGTAGTACGGCAGCATCTTGATCGCTGTGAAGGACACGACTGCAGCCGGTGCACTCTCTGCTTCGAGCAGCGAAAGGGACTTGATCATGAGGCGGTAGAAGGTCTCCTGCGCCATGTCCTCTTCCAACGCCCGCGTGATGAGTTCCATGACATAGGAGGCATAGGTGTAGACGATGAAATCACCATTGACCCGCTTGAATGGCTGGATGACATCGACTTCATTCAGTGTGCCCATCCCCTTGAAACGGTTGTAGGTGAAAAGCGCCTCCTTGAGTCCCTGCTTCAGGACGATGAAGGGGCTTTTCGTCTTGTTGAACCCTCTTGCCATCAACGGCACCTGCGTCCCATCCTCCGTCAATATGGTAATGATCCGGCTGGACTCACTGTAGTTGGTCTGCCGGATCATTACACCTTTATGCTGATATATCATCCGTGACCCTAATACTCCTCGTCCCGGTAACCGAGTGAACGGATGAATTGCGACTTGTTGCGCCAGTCCTTCTGGACCTTCACCCAAAGTTCGAGGTAGACCCGGCTGCCGAGAAGGTTTTCTATATCAATGCGGGCCATCTTGCCGATTTCCTTGAGCATCTTGCCGTTCTTACCGATGACCATCCCTTTTTGGGAATCACGTTCGACATAGATGACTGCCGAAACATTGACCGTCCCCCGGTCATCGGCCTTCATGCGTTCGACTTCCACCCCGATCGCATGCGGAATCTCCTGGCTGGTCAGATGAAGCGCCTTCTCACGGATGAGCTCACCTACAATGAAGTGTTCCGGGTGGTCTGTGATCCGATCCTCCGGATAATACATCGGGCCTTCCGGAAGATAGCCTTCGATGACCTCGAGCAGACGGTCCACATTATTGCCCTGGAGCGCTGATATCGGCACTACATCGGCAAAAGGAAGTTTGTCCTTGTACACCTCTATCTGTTCGATGAGTTTGTCCGGATGGACAAGATCGATCTTGTTCAGCACAAGGATGATCGGGGTCTCCGTATGCTTGAGCATATCGATGATGTATTCATCCCCCCGGCCGAGCTCTTCCGCCACATTCACGAGGAAGAGTATGGCTTCCGTTTCTCTCAGCGTGTTCCGTGCCACTTTCATCATATGTTCCCCAAGCTGATGCTTCGGCTTGTGGATGCCGGGCGTATCTATGAAGATCATCTGACTCGTCTCAGTCGTATGGACACCCTGTATCTTGTTCCTTGTCGTCTGGGGCTTGTCGGACATGATGGCCACCTTCTGCCCGAGGACTTTATTCATGAAAGTGGATTTGCCGACGTTCGGCCGTCCGATGATGCTTATGAATCCCGATTTGAATTCGTTTTCTGTCATAGTTCCATATCCTTCCCAGAAAAGCCGAGCGGCAGCAGATCATCCACGGAGCGTTTGATGACTTTACCGGCCGCATTCGCCAAGTATACAGGCATATCATCGTCACAGAGTTCCTTCATGACCTGGCGGCAAGTACCGCAGGGGCTTGAAGGCTCTTCAGAATCCGTAATGACCACAATCGCCTTGAATTTCTTGATATCATTGGAATAGGCGCTTACCAGTGCACTGCGCTCTGCGCATATCGTTGCCGGATAGGCGGCGTTTTCTATATTCGCCCCATAGATGTACTGGTCATCTTCAGTGATGAGCAGTGCACCCACATTAAATTTTGAATATGGTGTATAGGCGCGGCTCTGCGCCACCTTCGCCTCTTCCAGCCATTCTTCCTTGAATATTCCATCATTCATAAAAACATCTCCTCATTAAATCAGGTAGGGTATAAATACAATCAGACCGATGACGACGGCATATACTGCAGACAGCAGCACCCCGGCCGCCCCTGCATCCTTGGCGGCCTTGGCCATCGGATGGATGGTGTCGGTGGACAGATCTACTGCAGCTTCGACTGCTGTGTTGAATGCCTCAGCAATAAGCACAAGGAACACCGCACTGACGATGAACAGCCAGCCGGTGCGGTCAAGTCCCACAATCATCCCGAGGATGACCGCCAGACCTCCAAACACGAGGTGTACGATGAAATGCGTATCCTTCTGCATCAGCCACCGGAGACCCATGAAAGCATATTTGAACCTGTTGTAGAGCCTCATATCAATCTTCCCGGGTTACACCGAAGGCATCGAGTATTTCGTCCTGGAGCCGGTTCATCTCCTTCTCCTCATCCGCTTCCATGTGATCGTAGCCGAGCAGGTGGAGGAAGCCATGGAGCGTAAGGAACATCAATTCCCTCTTATAGCTGTGGCCATATTCCTCAGCCTGGGACTTCGCACGATCCGTGCAGATGATGATGTCACCGAGCATCCGCGGGGCATCTTCATGGATGACATTGTCATCCTCATCCTCCATTGCGAAGCTGATCACATCCGTGACGGCGTCCTTTTCCCGATAGTTCCGGTTGATCTCCTGTATTTCCTCTTCATCGACAAAGGAGACGCTGATCTCCGCGTCATCCGTTTCATTCAGATGCCCATAGGCGAAACTGATCAGCGACTCGATTTCCCCCCTCTGGCTTTCATCCGTAAAACTGCCGTCATCCATGAAATCTATAGCTATCAAGCGGATCACTCCTTCTCATATGCTTTGATGATTTTTGATACAAGTGGATGGCGTACGACATCCGATTCATCCATCTTATTCACTGCGATTCCCCTGACATCGGAAAGCAGCCTGACGGATTCGACAAGACCGCTCTTCGTGGATCCCGGGAGATCGATCTGCGTCTCGTCGCCGGTGACGACCATCTTCGATCCGAATCCGAGCCGTGTGAGGAACATCTTCATCTGCATTTCTGTAGTATTCTGTGCTTCATCCAGAATTACAAATGCCTCATTCAAAGTCCGGCCACGCATGTAGGCAAGCGGCGCCACCTCTATGACACCGCGTTCTATGAGGCGGTCCGTCTGCTCTGCGCCGAGTACCGTGTGGAGGCCATCATAGAGCGGCCGAAGATAGGGATCCACCTTTTCCTTGAGGTCGCCCGGCAGGAAGCCCAGGTTCTCCCCTGCTTCCACCGCTGGACGTGTCAGAACGATCCGTTTCACACTATTTTCACGGAGCATCTGGCAAGCCAGTACGACAGCGAGGAATGTCTTGCCTGTACCTGCAGGGCCGATGCCGAATGTCAGGTCATGGCGTTTGATGTTTTCTATATACAGGCGCTGCCCGGTCGTCTTCGCACGGATGCTCTTCCCTTTTACATCACGGGCGATCTCTTCATTATAGAGATCCGCAAGGTATTCGATCGTACCCTTGCGTGCCATCATCGCTGCAGACTGGACGTCCCTGAGATTGATGGACATCCCCCGCTGGATGATTTTAAGCAGGTTGATCAGTACATCTTCCGTCAATTCGACGTTTTGATCATCAGCACCATCAACGGTGATTTCATTGCCGAGGGTGTGGATCGTCACATCGAACTCCTCTTCCAGAAAAGTAAT
The sequence above is drawn from the Salinicoccus roseus genome and encodes:
- a CDS encoding pyruvate, water dikinase regulatory protein; the protein is MSKIKVIVASDSVGETGELVAKACLSQFNVDESDEVLIRYPYIESEENVDDVIDLAKSKNAIVVFTIITPELRKYIKQELQTENIASVDIMGPLMSILEGKAEEAPYYEPGRVHRLDEDYFKKIEAIEFAVKYDDGKDASGLDKADIVLIGVSRTSKTPLSQYLAHKKYKVMNVPMVPEVTPPKELYNVDPHKCVGLKINPTSLNKIRKERLAQLGLKDTASYANDQRIQEELDYFNEVIGKIGCPVIDVSEKAIEETANEILDYVEGRPDIKG
- a CDS encoding helix-turn-helix transcriptional regulator, whose amino-acid sequence is MELNQRQEKILKIVKQHGPITGSKIAEQLSLTRATLRPDLAILTMSGYLDARPRVGYFYTGKESEEVMTSKIRNILVSEVQSVPILIKEDTSIYEAVVKMFLEDVGTLYAIDNDKALAGVISRKDLLRGTMGGNDIEKTPVSVIMTRKPNITICYPNDLLIYAANQLIEKQIDSLPVVEERDGIDQVIGRITKTTITRVFVNLME
- a CDS encoding glycine--tRNA ligase — its product is MEMETIVNLAKTRGFVFPGSEIYGGLANTWDYGPLGVELKNNIKQAWWKKFIQESPYNVGLDAAILMNPKTWEASGHLGNFNDPMIDCKECKSRHRADKLIEDVIQKEDDSFVADGLSFDEMKHIIEERDIRCPNCGAHNYTEIRQFNLMFKTFQGVTESSTNEIFLRPETAQGIFVNYKNAQRTMRKKLPFGIGQVGKSFRNEITPGNFTFRTREFDQMELEFFCKPGTEIEWQNYWKDFAVKWLKDLNMSEAKTRLRDHDDDELSHYSNATTDIEYKFPFGWGELWGIASRTDFDLRQHMEHSNEDFTYHDQETGEKFIPYCIEPSLGLDRVTLAFLCDAYEEEELDNGEKRTVLRFHPQLAPFKAAVLPLSKKLSGDAIKVFEKIAGDFNVEFDESQSIGKRYRRQDEIGTPYCITFDFDSLEDNKVTVRDRDTMEQTRVAIDELNDFLKEKFKY
- the recO gene encoding DNA repair protein RecO, coding for MIYQHKGVMIRQTNYSESSRIITILTEDGTQVPLMARGFNKTKSPFIVLKQGLKEALFTYNRFKGMGTLNEVDVIQPFKRVNGDFIVYTYASYVMELITRALEEDMAQETFYRLMIKSLSLLEAESAPAAVVSFTAIKMLPYYGGQMNVDACAVCGTTDRSLFSHYSFSHHSVLCARCIDEETAHRAVPVSNRVLYLAGYMKHTPIDQVDSIRISKENAGLLLAFVEMIYDEYTGVYFKSRRLLKTL
- the era gene encoding GTPase Era — encoded protein: MTENEFKSGFISIIGRPNVGKSTFMNKVLGQKVAIMSDKPQTTRNKIQGVHTTETSQMIFIDTPGIHKPKHQLGEHMMKVARNTLRETEAILFLVNVAEELGRGDEYIIDMLKHTETPIILVLNKIDLVHPDKLIEQIEVYKDKLPFADVVPISALQGNNVDRLLEVIEGYLPEGPMYYPEDRITDHPEHFIVGELIREKALHLTSQEIPHAIGVEVERMKADDRGTVNVSAVIYVERDSQKGMVIGKNGKMLKEIGKMARIDIENLLGSRVYLELWVKVQKDWRNKSQFIRSLGYRDEEY
- the cdd gene encoding cytidine deaminase, which gives rise to MNDGIFKEEWLEEAKVAQSRAYTPYSKFNVGALLITEDDQYIYGANIENAAYPATICAERSALVSAYSNDIKKFKAIVVITDSEEPSSPCGTCRQVMKELCDDDMPVYLANAAGKVIKRSVDDLLPLGFSGKDMEL
- a CDS encoding diacylglycerol kinase; the encoded protein is MRLYNRFKYAFMGLRWLMQKDTHFIVHLVFGGLAVILGMIVGLDRTGWLFIVSAVFLVLIAEAFNTAVEAAVDLSTDTIHPMAKAAKDAGAAGVLLSAVYAVVIGLIVFIPYLI
- the ybeY gene encoding rRNA maturation RNase YbeY; the encoded protein is MIAIDFMDDGSFTDESQRGEIESLISFAYGHLNETDDAEISVSFVDEEEIQEINRNYREKDAVTDVISFAMEDEDDNVIHEDAPRMLGDIIICTDRAKSQAEEYGHSYKRELMFLTLHGFLHLLGYDHMEADEEKEMNRLQDEILDAFGVTRED
- a CDS encoding PhoH family protein, which encodes MPNIINIDSLDEAQALIGANDQHITFLEEEFDVTIHTLGNEITVDGADDQNVELTEDVLINLLKIIQRGMSINLRDVQSAAMMARKGTIEYLADLYNEEIARDVKGKSIRAKTTGQRLYIENIKRHDLTFGIGPAGTGKTFLAVVLACQMLRENSVKRIVLTRPAVEAGENLGFLPGDLKEKVDPYLRPLYDGLHTVLGAEQTDRLIERGVIEVAPLAYMRGRTLNEAFVILDEAQNTTEMQMKMFLTRLGFGSKMVVTGDETQIDLPGSTKSGLVESVRLLSDVRGIAVNKMDESDVVRHPLVSKIIKAYEKE